In Leptospira harrisiae, a genomic segment contains:
- the ppk1 gene encoding polyphosphate kinase 1 — translation MSSNSTKGLGIYRIFSFPNPRIMTASPTEKIELGNQNIFFDRELSWVDFNHRVLEESFDKENPLLERLKFLCITESNLDEFFMVRVAGLLNLKNAGIEERSLNGKRTSETLAELYSKVGQFVKRQYESLDEILVELKTNKIVVVQDPSELAGDDIQFVKNYYKREVSSILTPLAIDPSHPFPHILNRTLNLGITLYSDDDKNKAKELFAIVQVPSVLPRFLQLPQNKETDVRRYFPLEEIIKLHLGDLFFGMNVKQIHTFKIVRDADISINEEQNIGDLLATMKNELKNRMWGDAVRLDVHSGAGHIKELLRGLLELEEYQVMEIPTLLSLNDLMFFQSLEKTSHLKYSYPVPKSGFAAKKSESIFSEIRKNDHLLHHPYESFKSIEDMLKIASQDPKVLAIKMTLYRTSGDSPIIQYLGEAAENGKQVTVLVELKARFDEERNIRWAKKLEDSGVHVVYGVVGLKIHCKMLLIVRREDDKLNRYVHLGTGNYNSTTARFYTDLSLFTANPEITEDVAILFNTITSSGKMPRLSKIYAAPTFLKEEFLHLIQRETDNAKNGKQARVIFKMNSLVDPDIILKLYEASQAGVKIDLIIRGICCLRPGIPGVSDRINVRSIVGRYLEHSRIYSFENGGKPDVYLASADCMPRNFLRRIEVMFPILQDKHKKRISKILELLLRDNTQARVLESDGTYTRLTPGDDDPAVNSQIDMVDI, via the coding sequence GTGTCGTCGAATTCTACAAAAGGATTAGGAATTTACAGAATTTTTTCCTTCCCAAATCCTAGAATTATGACTGCTAGCCCTACAGAAAAAATAGAACTGGGGAACCAAAATATCTTCTTCGACCGCGAACTTTCCTGGGTCGACTTCAACCACCGTGTATTGGAAGAATCCTTTGATAAGGAGAACCCCCTTCTCGAACGCCTCAAATTTCTTTGTATCACTGAATCCAATTTGGATGAGTTTTTTATGGTCCGAGTGGCGGGCCTTCTCAACTTAAAAAATGCAGGAATCGAAGAACGTAGCCTCAATGGGAAACGCACTTCTGAAACACTTGCCGAACTCTACTCCAAAGTGGGACAATTTGTAAAAAGACAATATGAGTCCTTAGATGAGATCCTTGTCGAACTAAAAACAAACAAAATTGTGGTGGTCCAAGATCCTAGCGAACTTGCCGGTGATGACATCCAATTTGTAAAAAATTATTACAAACGAGAAGTCTCTTCCATCCTCACTCCACTTGCGATTGATCCTTCACATCCTTTTCCTCATATTCTCAACAGAACTTTGAATTTGGGAATCACTTTGTATTCGGATGATGATAAAAACAAAGCTAAAGAACTTTTTGCCATCGTTCAGGTGCCGAGTGTTCTTCCACGTTTTTTGCAATTACCACAAAACAAAGAAACTGACGTGAGAAGGTATTTCCCTCTAGAAGAGATCATCAAACTTCATTTAGGTGACCTTTTCTTTGGAATGAATGTAAAACAAATTCATACATTCAAAATAGTAAGAGATGCGGATATCTCCATCAATGAAGAACAAAACATTGGCGACCTTCTTGCCACAATGAAAAACGAATTAAAGAACCGAATGTGGGGAGATGCGGTTCGTTTGGATGTTCACTCTGGCGCAGGGCACATCAAAGAATTGTTACGTGGGCTTTTGGAATTGGAAGAATACCAAGTGATGGAAATTCCCACCTTACTCAGTTTAAATGACCTTATGTTCTTTCAAAGTTTAGAAAAAACTAGCCATTTAAAATATTCATATCCTGTTCCAAAATCTGGTTTTGCTGCAAAAAAAAGTGAATCTATCTTTTCGGAAATTCGTAAAAATGATCACTTACTTCATCACCCTTATGAAAGTTTTAAGTCGATTGAAGATATGTTAAAGATAGCAAGCCAAGACCCAAAGGTCCTTGCCATCAAAATGACCTTATATAGAACTTCTGGAGATTCACCCATCATCCAATATTTAGGGGAAGCAGCAGAAAACGGCAAACAGGTTACAGTTCTTGTGGAACTCAAAGCAAGGTTTGACGAAGAAAGAAACATTCGTTGGGCCAAAAAACTTGAGGATAGTGGTGTTCACGTTGTTTATGGTGTGGTCGGACTTAAAATCCATTGTAAGATGTTACTCATCGTACGCAGAGAAGATGATAAACTCAATCGTTATGTACACCTAGGAACAGGAAACTATAACTCGACCACTGCCAGGTTTTATACAGACTTAAGTTTGTTCACGGCAAATCCTGAAATCACTGAAGATGTTGCGATTCTTTTCAACACCATCACAAGTTCAGGTAAAATGCCTAGGCTTTCTAAAATTTATGCCGCTCCTACTTTTTTAAAAGAAGAGTTTCTCCATCTGATCCAAAGAGAAACAGACAATGCAAAAAACGGAAAACAAGCTCGTGTCATATTTAAAATGAACTCTCTTGTAGATCCTGATATCATTTTAAAACTTTACGAGGCTTCACAAGCGGGAGTTAAAATTGATTTAATCATTCGGGGGATCTGTTGTTTAAGGCCCGGAATTCCAGGAGTTTCTGATCGCATCAATGTTCGCTCCATTGTCGGAAGATACTTAGAACATTCACGAATTTATAGTTTTGAAAACGGCGGAAAACCAGATGTTTATTTGGCATCTGCCGATTGTATGCCAAGAAACTTTCTTCGTCGAATTGAAGTTATGTTTCCGATCTTACAGGATAAACATAAAAAAAGAATCAGTAAAATCCTGGAACTTCTCCTTCGTGATAACACACAAGCAAGAGTTTTAGAATCTGACGGAACTTACACACGTTTGACACCAGGCGATGATGATCCTGCTGTTAACTCTCAAATCGACATGGTTGATATCTAA